CGGTTCGACACGGAGGACGAGGTCGTCGTCCGCCGCCGCACCAACTCCGACGACGAGGTCGGCTACCACGTCCTGACCCCCTTCGTCCTCGACGACGGCAAGGTCCTGCTGGTCAACCGGGGCTGGATCCCCTCCGACGGCCCGAGCCAGACCACGTTCCCCAAGGTGCCCGCCCCACCGGGCGGCGAGGTCACCGTCCAGGGCCGGCTGATGCCCAGTGAGACGACCGCGGCGAGCGGCATCAAGGACCTCAAGGGCCTGCCCGACCGGCAGATCATGCTGATCAACAGCGAGCAGGAGGCCCGGCGCCTCAAGGCCGAGGTGCTCGGCGGTTACATCGCCCAGACGGCTCCCGAGCCGAAGGGCGACACGCCCGAGCTGCTGGGCGACCCCGGCAAGGAGGACGCGGCGCTGAACTACGCGTACGCGATCCAGTGGTGGCTGTTCTCCGCGGCCGTCCCGGTCGGCTGGGTGGTCCTGGCCCGCCGCGAGGCCCGGGAGCGGGCGCAGGCGGCGGCGAAGAAGCAGGACGCCAGTGAGGCGGAACCGGCGGCGGTGTGACCACCGCCGGTCGTCCGGCCGCGTCAGCAGCAGCGGCCCTGCCGGCACTCCTCCCGGTGCGTCCGGTCGAGCACCTCCGCGAGTTCCCGCACGTACCAGCACACCGCCCGCGCCCAGCGCACGGCCCTCATGAGCGGGCTCCCGCCAGCGGCTCCTCCGGCACGTCGAGGCGGGACTCCACGTAGGGCGCCTCGGTCACCGGCAGGGAGCCCGGGGCCCGGATCGCCCGTGCGCAGACCACCGCCGCGTTGCCGATCACGACGGCGACGAGCAGCAGGAACAGGGCGATCAGCACGCCGTCCACGGTGGAGTTGGTGACCACGGTGTGCATGTCGTCGAGGTTCTTGGCGGGCGGCAGCACCTGGCCCGCGTCGAGGGCGTCGGCGTACCGCGTCCGCTGGGCGAAGAAGCCGATCTTCGGGTCGTCGGAGAAGATCTTCTGCCAGCCGGCGGTGAAGGTGATCGCGACGACCCAGGCGAGCGGGACGCCCGTGACCCAGGCCCAGCGCAGCCGGCCGGACTTGATCAGGATCGTGGTGCAGACGGCCAGGGCGATCGCGGCGAGGAGCTGGTTGGCGATGCCGAAGAGCGGGAAGAGCTGGTTGATCCCGCCGAGCGGGTCGGTGGCGCCGGTGTAGAGGAAGTACCCCCAGGCCGCCACGACGAGGGCGCTGCACAGCCAGATGCCCGGCTTCCAGGTGACCCGGCCGAGAGGCTTGAAGACGTTGCCGAGCATGTCCTGGAGCATGAAGCGGCCCACGCGGGTGCCGGCGTCCACCGTCGTCAGGATGAACAGCGCCTCGAACATGATCGCGAAGTGGTACCAGAAGGCCTTCATCCCGGCGCCCCCGAAGACCCCGGAGAAGATCTCCGACATGCCGACGGCCAGGGTCGGCGCCCCGCCGGAGCGGGCGATCAGGGTCTGCTCCTCCACGGCCCTGGCGGCCTGGGTGAGCTGGTCGGGGGTGATGGTGAAGCCGAGGCCGGCGACGGCGTGGGAGGCGGACTCGGCCGTGGTGCCGAGCAGGGCCGCCGGGGCGTTCATGGCGTAGTAGAGGCCCGGCTCCAGGGTCGCCGCGGCGATCAGCGCCATGATCGCGACGAACGACTCCATCAGCATGGCGCCGTAGCCGATCATCCGGACCTGGGACTCCTTCCGGATCAGCTTCGGGGTGGTCCCGGAGGCGACCAGCGCGTGGAAGCCGGACAGCGCGCCGCAGGCGATGGTGATGAAGAGGAAGGGGAACAGGCCCCCGGCGAAGACGGGCCCGGCGCCGGAGGAGGCGAAGTCGCTCACCGCGTCCGCGCGCATCACCGGCGCGGCGACGACCACGCCGACCGCGAGCAGGGCGATGGTGCCGATCTTCATGAAGGTGGAGAGGTAGTCGCGCGGCGCGAGCAGCATCCACACCGGCAGCACGGAGGCGACGAAGCCGTAGCCGACCAGGCAGAACACGAGGGTGGTGGGGCTGAGGGTGAAGGCGGAGGCCAGCGAGGACTCCTGCACCCAGCTGCCGCCGACGATGGCGAGCAGCAGCAGGACGACGCCGATCAGGCTGGTCTCGACGACCCGGCCCGGGCGGATGACGTGCAGCCAGAAGCCCATGAACAGGGCGATGGGGATGGTCATCGCGACGGAGAAGGTGCCCCAGGGGCTGTGCGCGAGGGCGTTGACGACGACCAGCGCGAGCACGCCCAGCAGGATGATCATGATGGCGAACACGGCGATCAGGGCGGCGGCCCCGCCCGCCCGGCCGATCTCGTCCCGGGCCATCTGGCCGAGCGAGGTGCCGTCCCGCCGCATCGACAGGAACAGCACGACCATGTCCTGCACCGCGCCCGCGAAGATCACCCCCGCCACGATCCACAGCGTCCCGGGCAGATAGCCCATCTGTGCCGCGAGGACCGGGCCGACCAGCGGTCCGGCGCCGGCGATGGCGGCGAAGTGGTGGCCGAGCAGCACCCGGCGGTCGGTGGGCTGGAAGTCGACGCCGTCCTCCAGCCGTTCGGCCGGGGTGGCCCGGCGGTCGTCCGGCTCGAGGACGCGGCGGGCGATGAACCGGGAGTAGAAACGGTAGGCGATGGCGTACGAGCCCAGGGCGGCGACCACCAGCCAGACCGCGGAGATCCGCTCGCCGCGGGCCAGGGCGAGGACGCCCCAGGCGACGGCGCCGAGCAGGGAGACGGCGGTCCACACCACAAACGATCGCAGACGTGACTTTTCCGGCGCTCGGGGGCCGGATTCGGGCAGGGCTGATGTGGGCATGGCGGCTCCTCGCCTCAACAGGTGGGTGAAACAGGGGGTGCGGAACAGCGGTGTCGTTCAGCGATGTCGTTCGGTCAGCGCGTACGCCGCGAGCAGGCACAGGCCGCAGCCCGGTACCCAGGCCAGCTGGTACCAGTAGAAGAACGGCGTCCCCGCGAACCGCGGATCCGCCCCGGCGTACAGCGGGACCCACAGCAACCCGGCCGCGGGTGCGAGGAGCAGCACGGCGACGGCGACGCGCCGTAGCCGGGGATGTCCGGTCCGTGCCATGACCTGCGCTCCTCTCCCGCTCGCTGTCGGTCTGTGCAAGAGTTGCGCACCCGCCGGAAGTGGTTGACACGGCGTTTCCAGAAGATTTCCCCCCGGTTCCCTGTCCTCCGGACGGGCCGTCCGCGCAACTCTCGCGCGAGGGCACAGGCACACCAAGGACGGTGACCCATGGCTGACGGCGCCATGACCGCGACGTTCCTCGCCGTGATCGGCGGGGCGTCGCTGCTCGCCGTCACCGCGCGGCGGCTGCGCGCCAACGACCGGCTGCCGTCGCTGGAGGGCTGGGCCCTGGCCGACCGGAGTCTCGGCCCGGTGTGGACCTGGTTCCTGCTGGGCGGCACGATCTTCACCGCGTACACGTTCACCGCCGTACCGGGGCTGGCGTACGGCAACGG
This genomic stretch from Streptomyces sp. Go-475 harbors:
- a CDS encoding SURF1 family protein; amino-acid sequence: MYRFLMSRQWVILTLIALLLIPTMIRLGIWQMHRYEERTARNQLVTDALAAKPVPVEKLTAPGHTVTSAERYRTVTAKGRFDTEDEVVVRRRTNSDDEVGYHVLTPFVLDDGKVLLVNRGWIPSDGPSQTTFPKVPAPPGGEVTVQGRLMPSETTAASGIKDLKGLPDRQIMLINSEQEARRLKAEVLGGYIAQTAPEPKGDTPELLGDPGKEDAALNYAYAIQWWLFSAAVPVGWVVLARREARERAQAAAKKQDASEAEPAAV
- a CDS encoding carbon starvation CstA family protein codes for the protein MPTSALPESGPRAPEKSRLRSFVVWTAVSLLGAVAWGVLALARGERISAVWLVVAALGSYAIAYRFYSRFIARRVLEPDDRRATPAERLEDGVDFQPTDRRVLLGHHFAAIAGAGPLVGPVLAAQMGYLPGTLWIVAGVIFAGAVQDMVVLFLSMRRDGTSLGQMARDEIGRAGGAAALIAVFAIMIILLGVLALVVVNALAHSPWGTFSVAMTIPIALFMGFWLHVIRPGRVVETSLIGVVLLLLAIVGGSWVQESSLASAFTLSPTTLVFCLVGYGFVASVLPVWMLLAPRDYLSTFMKIGTIALLAVGVVVAAPVMRADAVSDFASSGAGPVFAGGLFPFLFITIACGALSGFHALVASGTTPKLIRKESQVRMIGYGAMLMESFVAIMALIAAATLEPGLYYAMNAPAALLGTTAESASHAVAGLGFTITPDQLTQAARAVEEQTLIARSGGAPTLAVGMSEIFSGVFGGAGMKAFWYHFAIMFEALFILTTVDAGTRVGRFMLQDMLGNVFKPLGRVTWKPGIWLCSALVVAAWGYFLYTGATDPLGGINQLFPLFGIANQLLAAIALAVCTTILIKSGRLRWAWVTGVPLAWVVAITFTAGWQKIFSDDPKIGFFAQRTRYADALDAGQVLPPAKNLDDMHTVVTNSTVDGVLIALFLLLVAVVIGNAAVVCARAIRAPGSLPVTEAPYVESRLDVPEEPLAGARS
- a CDS encoding DUF3311 domain-containing protein: MARTGHPRLRRVAVAVLLLAPAAGLLWVPLYAGADPRFAGTPFFYWYQLAWVPGCGLCLLAAYALTERHR